DNA from Euzebyales bacterium:
TTCTCCTTGGCGGTGTCTGGGATGACCAGACCGCTGGCGGTGGTCTCCTCGGCCTCGTTGGCCTGTACGACCACCCGGTCCTCCAGTGGCTTGAGCGCAACCTTTGTCGCGGTCGCCATGCGTCCTCCTTCATGTCATCTGTGGGCTGGCGGACACCAGCCGCTTCACTATGTGGTGGGACGTGCAGCCGGGGGCCGGCTGCCTCAGGATGTGGCTGGCACTCTTGAGAAGTGAGTGCTGACGGAACCCTAGCAACACCCCGCGTCGAGTGCAAGCGTCTCCGGATGACCATCCCGTAAACTTGCGCGCATGACGCTCAAGTTGGGGGATGCGACGGCTCGGGAGCCTCGAGGAAGGGGTCACAGGGCGTGCGGTCACCGCTCCTCCGACGGTACACCCCGCCGTCGTCTTCACTATCCGTAAGGATGTGTTATCATGACTTGACGTGGAGTCGGTGGCCAAACACGTGCTCATCGGCGGTAGGACTGCGGTCGTAGGACTCCCGATGGGCTCGAAGGAGGAACACCGTTGGTAACCGATGAGTACCAGAAGCGGCTCGGGGCGCGCCTGCGAGCGATCCGTCAGCAGCAGGGCCTGACCCTGCAGCAGGTCGAGGAGATGTCCGAGGGCCGTTGGAAGGCCGTCGTGGTGGGTTCCTACGAGCGTGGGGACCGGGCCGTCTCGGTCGCCAAGCTCGCCGAGCTGAGCGACTTCTACAACGTGCCCGTCTCCGAGCTGCTGCCCAAGGAGGAGCTGGCGGGCGCCGCGAATGGCTCGGCGAGCGCCAAGGTCATGCTCGACCTGCGCCAGCTCGCCAGCGATGCCCTGGATCCCGACCTCAAGCCGGTCTCGCGCTTCGCGCACACGATCCAGATGCAGCGCGGCGACTACAACGGCAACGTGCTGACGATCCGTGGTGAGGACCTCCGGGCGCTCTCGGTGATCTATGGCACCGAGCCGGACGAGCTCGTCGGACGACTCGAGGACGAGGGCCTCATCCACCAGCCCCGCCAGTAGACCGGCCGGTCAGCGCAGCGCGAGCAGCCAGCGGCGGCGCTGCGCGAACCCCGCCGCCACGTACGCGCGGATCGCAGGGGTGTTGTCGGCGCGCACATGAAGCGTGACGAACGGCATCCCGGCGTCCAGCAGTCGGGCGGTCAGCGCCGCGATCCCCCGCCGTGCGACGCCGCGACCGCGCCACGCCTCGTCGACGTAGACGCCGGCCAGCTGGGCGCCCCGGCGCCGGCTCTCGATCGAGACGTCGATCTTGGCGACCACCCGTCCGTCGGCCTCGACCACCCAGCTCGTGCCACGGCGGATGCTGTTGGCCACCCGCTGACGCACCGAGGACCGTCCACCCCGCGACAGCGGCGGTCCCATCTGATCCTCGACGTGCAGCCCGCACGCGAACTCGGTCAGCACATCGACGTCCGGCAACGCGGCACGCCGCAGGCCCGCACCGTCAGGGGGGGAGGGAGGCCGGCGGTCGGCGACCATCAGGCGCTGTTCGCGGGCGTAGGGCCGGCGGCGGAACAACCCCGTGCCGGCGTCGTCGACGATGGCGCGGCCGATCTCCAGGTCGCCGACCAGCACGCGCCACCCCGACGAGCGCACTGCGGCGGCCAGCGGACGGGCCGATGCGGGCACGCCGCCGGGCACGATCAGCCCACCCGCACCCACGTAGCAGACCCCCTGGGGCTCCTCGACCGACGGCCACACCGTCATCGCACGGTGCTCCCCGCTATCCAGCGCGTCGAGCAGGAACTGGTGGGCCACGACACCCTCGGCGTGGATGTCCACCCGGCCGAAGTCGTGCTCGAGGCGGTCGGCGAGTCGCGCGACGCCGTCCCGCGGCAGCCGCACGGCCTGCGGATCGTGGGACGCAGCCAGGGTCATGACGTGTGCCTACCGCTGACGCTACATGAGGCACTCATGACGTGTGCCTACCGCTGACGCTCCATGAGGCACTCATGACGCGCGCCAGCCCTGCAGGGTCAGGCCGGGATCGGCCGCCATGTCCAGAGGGGATCGCTCCCCCTTGACGAGGCGGTTCCAGCCGGCGGCGGCGATCATCGCCCCATTATCCGTGCACAGCGACGGAGTGGGAGCGAGAAACCGCAGACCGGCGTCCGCGCACGCCTGCCCCATCCGGGCGCGCAGCCGCGAGTTGGCGGCCACCCCACCGGCGAGCAGGACCTGCTCGACGTCGTGCTCCCGGGCGGCCGCGACCGTCTTGCGGACCGCGACCTCGACCAGCGCCTCCTGGAACGAGGCCGCGATGTCGGGCAGCGGGATCTCCTCGCCGGCCACCTGCCGGCGCCGCAGCTCTCGGATCACCGCGGTCTTCAGGCCCGACATCGAGAAGTCGTACGTACCGTCGTGCAACAGCGCGCGAGGAAAGCTCACCGCAGCCGGATCGCCGTCCTGCGCGAGGCGGTCGATCTCGGGCCCGCCCGGATACGGCAGGCCGATGAAGCGCGCGATCTTGTCGAATGCCTCCCCCGCCGCGTCGTCCAGGGTCGCCCCGAGCGTCGTGAGCCTGCCGTCGGTGTCACCGTGCACCAGGCTGGTGTGCCCGCCGCTCATGATCAGCGCGACCAGGGGCGGCTCGAGCAGACCGAACTGCAGCTGGGCGGCGCACACGTGGCCCTCGAGGTGGTTCACGCCGATGAGCGGGATGTCGTGCGCAAGCGCGAGCGCCTTGGCCGCGGCGACGCCCACCAGGAGCGACCCGATCAGTCCCGGCCCGGCGGTGACCGCGATCGCGTCGACGTCTGTATAGATCGCGCCGGCCTCGACCAGGGCACGATCGAGCGTCGGCAGCAGCAGGTCGACGTGTGCGCGGGCGGCGATCTCGGGGACCACCCCACCGAACGGGCGGTGACGGTCGATCTGCGATCCGATCACGTTCGCGCGCACGGTGACGCCGTCGGCGACGAGCGCGGCCGCCGTCTCGTCGCAGGATGTCTCGATGCCAAGGACCAGCACTTAGTCACGCACCTCGCAAGCTCGCTGCGGTCCCAACGGCCCAGGGCCGCCTCCGGCGGACGACACCATCAGGCTTCCTCGTCGTCGGGGTGGCGCGGCGCCGCACCGTCCAGGCATCCCCGCCCACCGGCTCGCTGGCGCTCGCCCTCACCCGAGAGGGGGTCGCGGGCGCGCAGTAGCCTGCCCAGCTCGGCGCCGTCGATGTCGTGTGCCCACATGATCAGGGCGTCGACCGCATCGTCGTAGTACCGGGGACGCACGCCGACCGGGCGGAACCCGAACCCGGCGTACAGGGCGCGTGCCGCGCTGTTGTCGATGCGGACCTCCAGCGTGGCAGACGCGGCGCCACGCGCCCGGGCCTCGCGGAGCAGCTCGACGAGCAGGCGCGTGGCGACGCCGCGCCGACGCGCCTGCTCGGCCACCGCCATCGTCGTGATGTGCGCCTCGTCGACGAGCACCTGCACGCCCGCGTAGCCGACCACCACCGGCCCCTGGAGGCTGGGACGCACTGCCACCAGGTAGCAGCGCGACACGTGCTCGGCGAGCTCGCGCTCGAAGATCCGGCGGGACCATCCCGCCGTGGCCAC
Protein-coding regions in this window:
- a CDS encoding GNAT family N-acetyltransferase → MTLAASHDPQAVRLPRDGVARLADRLEHDFGRVDIHAEGVVAHQFLLDALDSGEHRAMTVWPSVEEPQGVCYVGAGGLIVPGGVPASARPLAAAVRSSGWRVLVGDLEIGRAIVDDAGTGLFRRRPYAREQRLMVADRRPPSPPDGAGLRRAALPDVDVLTEFACGLHVEDQMGPPLSRGGRSSVRQRVANSIRRGTSWVVEADGRVVAKIDVSIESRRRGAQLAGVYVDEAWRGRGVARRGIAALTARLLDAGMPFVTLHVRADNTPAIRAYVAAGFAQRRRWLLALR
- a CDS encoding transcriptional regulator, whose protein sequence is MVTDEYQKRLGARLRAIRQQQGLTLQQVEEMSEGRWKAVVVGSYERGDRAVSVAKLAELSDFYNVPVSELLPKEELAGAANGSASAKVMLDLRQLASDALDPDLKPVSRFAHTIQMQRGDYNGNVLTIRGEDLRALSVIYGTEPDELVGRLEDEGLIHQPRQ
- the rimI gene encoding ribosomal protein S18-alanine N-acetyltransferase; protein product: MTLDDIRARDLVIVPLVAAHLDQVLAIEARVATAGWSRRIFERELAEHVSRCYLVAVRPSLQGPVVVGYAGVQVLVDEAHITTMAVAEQARRRGVATRLLVELLREARARGAASATLEVRIDNSAARALYAGFGFRPVGVRPRYYDDAVDALIMWAHDIDGAELGRLLRARDPLSGEGERQRAGGRGCLDGAAPRHPDDEEA
- the tsaD gene encoding tRNA (adenosine(37)-N6)-threonylcarbamoyltransferase complex transferase subunit TsaD, producing MLVLGIETSCDETAAALVADGVTVRANVIGSQIDRHRPFGGVVPEIAARAHVDLLLPTLDRALVEAGAIYTDVDAIAVTAGPGLIGSLLVGVAAAKALALAHDIPLIGVNHLEGHVCAAQLQFGLLEPPLVALIMSGGHTSLVHGDTDGRLTTLGATLDDAAGEAFDKIARFIGLPYPGGPEIDRLAQDGDPAAVSFPRALLHDGTYDFSMSGLKTAVIRELRRRQVAGEEIPLPDIAASFQEALVEVAVRKTVAAAREHDVEQVLLAGGVAANSRLRARMGQACADAGLRFLAPTPSLCTDNGAMIAAAGWNRLVKGERSPLDMAADPGLTLQGWRAS